The Rhinatrema bivittatum chromosome 10, aRhiBiv1.1, whole genome shotgun sequence DNA segment taaatatgtgcctacatgtaaaccgttgcgatggtatttaacttagcaacggtatagaaaagttttcaaataaaataaaaaaataaataaaccaaagttACAAGAGAATCAAAACAGTTTGTTAAAACAGCAATTTTAATTTGCTTGCCAATAACTATACTATGCATTGGAacatttttcatttagttttcatttctttaaaatgaaattaaaagataaagaaaaacaaaatgaaatagttCTCCAGAATGCTGCTCACCGAACCTACAAAAACAAATTGCCCTCTCCTTGGTTTAGAAATAGGGAGGGAGAGATCTCTAGTTACCCCTGCCCTGCTGCTTTTTAAAACAATGTCTATTTCAGgtcagatggtgccattttggaatctCTCCTGTCTCCTAGGCAGGGGGAATCCTGGCATCACAGGTAAACTAAAGGGGAgtctggaagggggaggggaggagtattTTTTAAACCGGGAAGCTGAGATTTCAAAATAGTGATAGAAACCAAACACGAATGAcgctttgtttttctttaattttaaaaacaaaaaaggaaatgcaTTTGGTTTCAAACAGCACATtcctagaaaacatttttttttaaaacatgtctttcAACCTTTCTTTCCTGACTGTTAACTTACTAAGATTTCTTATTTTTGAAacctcagaaaaaaataaaaatatgcaaccGCTGGTTTAACTGCCATTTGGAGTTGTCTGGTTTGTCTCTCATGTGCACACACAAAAGTTCACACTGGTAGTGAATGGTAGCATTCTCCAGGATGAAAAACAGCTGAAAGaagaataaagcaaaattgcttaccttgtaataggtgttatcccaggacagcaggatgtagtcctcacatatgggtgacatcagtaatggagccttATACGGAAAtaattctgtcaaagtttctagaaacatttgactggcacagtgtgcctACTGAgaatgctcagcatgccatgatattctctgccacaggggtctcccttcagtcttgtttgtagcaatgagtgttagctaaaaaaataaaataataaaacgtatctgacccaactccgcggggtggcgggtgggtttcgtgaggactacatcctgctgtcctgggataacacctattacaaggtaagcaattttgctttatcccaggacaagcaggatgctagtcctcacatatgggtgattagcaagctgcaggctgagtcatctttgtattggaccaacatgTTACaatttgtgcaacaggcacaacaactggtgtactgttggaaaaatgaggcagcctgaaatcacgaaaAGTTGGTGTGGAAGGAGTTgcgattatactggaaacaaattctttaagacagattgtccgtaggctgaatcttgtcgtccttccttgtcgagacagtagtgagccgcaaaggtgtgaagggaactccatgttgcggccttacatatgtcagctattggcactgaacggtagtgtgctactgaggttgacattgcccttactgcGTGTGCCTTtattcgcccttggagaggaaggcctgctttttcataacaaaactgtatgcaatctgctagccaattgggcAGAGTTTGCTTGCCTACTCCttttccaggtttgtttggatcaaaagaaacaaagagctggttggattttctttgggctgttgtgcggtcTAAGTAGTACGCAAGtacatgcttacagtccaaggtgtgtaaagccctcttctccttgatgagagtgtggttttgggaagaaagtaggcaagatgataaattgattcaaatggaattctgtaactacttTTGGCAGAAATTTTAGATGTGTATGGAGTACCACTCGATCATGTAGGaattgtgtagggtgagtatgtggaaagtgcttgtaactcactaacccttcttgcagatgtgatggctattaagaaaatggtcttccaagtgagaaatttatcatcacaggaatccatgggttcaaaagaaGAACGCATAAGTCTCgttaagaccacattaaggtcccactGCGTGACCGGTGGTcggtgtggaggtttaagttgaattaaacctctcataaatctactaactaggggttgtactgatattggTGTATCTCCAACTgtattatgataagctgagattgcacttaaatgtactcttacagatgaggtctggagaccagagtctgagagatgccacagatagtctaatagagatgatgTAGTGTAGGAAAAAGGGTTAATACTATTTTGTGTGCACCATgtggtaaaccttttccatttagcacgatagttttttcgtgtggagggtttacgtgaagctacaagcacttgagagacattagttgaaagattgagaggttgtagaatcaagctttcaacatccaagctgtgagggatagggattgaaggttgggatgacgcaacctgccctgatcctgagttatgagagtgggtgctgtgcccaggcaaactggatctctgatcgagaggtctagaagtatgggcGGTGTAACAATGTCTAAAAATGTATATAGCATGTGTTCAATAATAAAGATATGAAGAATAGAGCTGCATCACAGTAGTTTGAATACTTAGAAATTTACAGTGCTTGAGAGGATTCCAAATTAATTTGGAAATGATCAGCACAATATTAATctgaaaaatggatttttaaatataCACTACTTCTAATGCACTGAATGAGGAAATGGTTATTGAACTGTATCTGGGCATatgtaaatttaaaattataaTGTCTGTAAAGTGCTTGCACAGGCAAAGTTTCTTTATTATGATTTCAATTAATATCACTATTAAGCTTTGAATACAGATTAATGTATGAAAGTATTTAGTaatatttaaattttgtaatttatattcaCAAAAAgctcaaaaataaagaaaacttatTATACTTGATATTAACTGCCATTGTTTAtattgattttaatatttaacagatttctgtgaAACAACTGCTCTATTTGAGGTTATTAGTTTCTCATAtctagagaccttcattttcagtttttattttattctgcctgggaatttcattgttataaaaaaaatgggtggaaaaatgacttttctgcTGAATTTTCATGCATTTTATCAAAGTCATTTTtttactgacttttttttttgttataactttgAAATTcctaggcaaaataaaataaaaactgaaaaacaaaggtccctaattaTATCCTAATTATGTAGTTCAAATTTATAAGGCTAAGTACAGCAAGTCTAGATAAATGTTTCCTGAAGCAGCACACAATCAaaaccctcctcccccacccccccaaaccctttaatggtaatttaatatttttgtttgctaAATATTTCTTGGTAtgttttttccccacagataTGCAATGCATGTGCTATGTCTATTGCTGATCTATTAGTTATGCTATGGATTATGGAAGATCCAGAGAATCTCTTCATAGTACATATTCTTCAGTTCCTTgcctttttggatattttaacCACATCCCATTAAGCCTGATTTAATAAGAActactattttaatttacttccGTTTAGTGTTTTGGAAAACATCAGCATCACAACTTCACATTAGAATGGAGACAGTTGCATGGACTGTGGGTATCCTGTTGTGTCTACTACTATGTACAGGAGATTGCATAAAGGGACATTCACAAAGCAGTATGTTCCAAAGCAGATATTCTCGTTCAGCAGATGACCAgaacactgaaaaaaaatgtggctACACATTTCTGGTTCCTCAACAAAAAATAACAGGGCCCATCTGTGTCAACATCAAAGGTTCAGATGCACATAAGGACCAGCTCACTAGAGTGGATTTAGAGAACCTTAAGGATGCTCTATCCAAACAGAAGAGAGATATAGAGACCCTACAAGTAGTAGTAGATGTGGATGGGAATATTGTCAATGAGGTCAAACTGCTGAGGAAGGAGTCTCGTAACATGAACTCTCGGGTCACTCAGCTATACATGCAGCTCTTACATGAGATCATCCGCAAAAGGGACAACTTACTTGAGCTGTCCCATCTGGAAGTCAAAATTCTCAATGTTACGGCAGAAATGCTCAAGATGTCAACCAAGTACAGAGAACTGGAAGTAAAGTATGCAGCAATGACTGATCTAGTAAATAACCAATCTGTGATTATCTCCATGCTGGAAGAACAGTGCTTGCGAATATTTTCTCGTAAAGACATCCATGGATCCCCTCCTCTTGTTCAGGTTGTACCACAGCACACTCCTAACAGCCAGTCATATACCCCTGGCCTTCTAGGAGGTAACGAGATACAGAGAGACCCTGGGTATCCGCGAGACAGAGAAAGCAGAGGGCCACCACCCCCTCCTGTTGCTCCTCCAACAAGAAGCCCCTTTCGAATCCCACCTATAACAGTTGTCAATGAAGGTAAGTTGCTTGTCAAAGTATATTTTACATTACTCATTTCTATAATTGAACCGAAAAATCATATTTTGATAATGCAACCTGCATTATCATATTACTGCATGAACAGCATCTTCACGGCAATGATTAGTAACATAgcagatggcagaaaaaaaacaaaaaacaaatggcccatccaattaTTACTGTTCATGCTACAAGGCTATATATGCCAGCTAGCAACCATAGAAGCATGGCTGCTTATAGGATATCGCTCCTTATCTTTTTTCCTCTTTAGTTCTCTACCATCCTGGAT contains these protein-coding regions:
- the ANGPTL1 gene encoding angiopoietin-related protein 1; protein product: METVAWTVGILLCLLLCTGDCIKGHSQSSMFQSRYSRSADDQNTEKKCGYTFLVPQQKITGPICVNIKGSDAHKDQLTRVDLENLKDALSKQKRDIETLQVVVDVDGNIVNEVKLLRKESRNMNSRVTQLYMQLLHEIIRKRDNLLELSHLEVKILNVTAEMLKMSTKYRELEVKYAAMTDLVNNQSVIISMLEEQCLRIFSRKDIHGSPPLVQVVPQHTPNSQSYTPGLLGGNEIQRDPGYPRDRESRGPPPPPVAPPTRSPFRIPPITVVNEGTFRDCQQAKAAGYSTSGIYLIKPDNSNGPMQVWCENRLDPGGWAVIQKRTDGSINFFRNWENYKKGFGNIDGEYWLGLENVYLLTNQDNYRLLIELEDWSNKKVYAEYSSFRLEPENEFYKLRLGTYQGNAGDSMVWHNGKQFTTLDRDRDSYTGNCAHFHKGGWWYNACAHSNLNGVWYRGGHYRSKHQDGIYWAEYRGGSYSLKTVQMMIRPID